A section of the Pan paniscus chromosome 7, NHGRI_mPanPan1-v2.0_pri, whole genome shotgun sequence genome encodes:
- the LOC134730935 gene encoding exonuclease GOR-like: MLRATAPCWFPPGYPEAKKVAEEAALEARSRQLGAEQSQAGAPEGSKMLRATAPCWFPPGYPEAKKVAEEAALEARSRQLGAEQSQAGAPEGSKMLRATAPCWFPPGYPEAKKVAEEAALEAPEFPLPSHQPAQSFGLRVPQMHNQASAFVDIQAEPQNRGPAVPPACPKVVTEACYFPAQRGSACCLPAAPRLTERPSGVRISAPRKRKTIAQSSSPCLVTGCTDAKRTRVASSSQRSSGSKVGRQPGKTRNRSGMACKTTTTISSKRIVRRPSLPSLKKPIVLRRSGCQVPTVLRRGYLQLFTEECLKFCASKQEAEEKALNEEKVAYDCSPNKNRYLNVVLNTLKRLKGLTPSSMPGLSRAALYSRLQEFLLSQDQLEENGYPFPHPERPGGAVLFTGQGKGPGDSSCRVCCRCGTEYLVSSSGRCVRDQLCYYHWGRVRSSQVAGGRVSQYTCCAAAPGSVGCQVAKQHVRDGRKDSLDGFVETFKKELSRDAYPGIYALDCEMCYTTHGLELTRVTVVDADMRVVYDTFVKPDNEIVDYNTRFSGVTEADVAKTSITLPQVQAILLSFFSAQTILIGHSLESDLLALKLIHSTVVDTAVLFPHYLGFPYKRSLRNLAADYLGQIIQDSQDGHNSSEDANACLQLVMWKVRQRAQIQPRHRSASPAALACPWPQAPSTTAISPESSPCPPRRKAKETGAVDGRRGQKAKSNPNRPLPVPRNPCRGPSGLSPSLCPSQTSVLPLIASRSTEPPLPVPRVPAAPPRACPHPSAHPRPLSLHH; this comes from the coding sequence atgttgcgagccacagctccctgctggttcccacctggatacccagaagctaagaaggtggccgaggaggcggccctggaggcaagaagtcgccagttgggagcggagcagagccaggccggtgctcccgaaggcagcaagatgttgcgagccacagctccctgctggttcccacctggatacccagaagctaagaaggtggccgaggaggcggccctggaggcaagaagccgccagttgggagcggagcagagccaggccggtgctcccgaaggcagcaagatgttgcgagccacagctccctgctggttcccacctggatacccagaagctaagaaggtggccgaggaggcggccctcgaggctccagaattccccctgccctctcatcagcctgcccagagcttcgggctccgggtgccccagatgcacaaccaggcctccgcatttgtggacatccaggcggagccccagaacaggggtccggcggtgcccccagcgtgtcccaaggtggtgacggaggcgtgctacttccctgcacagaggggatcggcctgctgcttgccagccgccccaaggctgacagagaggccctcgggagtccgcatctcagcccccaggaagaggaagacgatcgcccagtcttccagcccttgcttggtcacaggttgcacagatgccaagagaacccgcgtggccagcagcagccaacgctccagtggctccaaggtcggcagacagccagggaagacgcgcaacaggtcagggatggcatgcaagaccaccaccaccatcagctctaagcgaatcgtccgtcgtccatccttaccgagtttgaagaaacctattgtcctccgaaggtctgggtgccaagtccccaccgtcctccgccgaggctatctccaactgttcaccgaagagtgtctcaagttctgcgcctccaagcaggaggccgaggagaaggcgctgaacgaggagaaggtggcctacgactgcagccccaacaagaacaggtacctgaacgtggtcctgaacaccctcaagagactgaagggcctgacccccagctccatgccgggcctcagcagggccgccctgtacagccgcctccaggagttcctgctcagccaggaccagctcgaggagaacggctaccccttcccgcaccccgagcggcccggaggcgccgtcctcttcactggccaggggaaggggcccggcgactcctcctgcagggtctgctgccgttgtggcaccgagtacctggtgtcctcctcgggccgctgtgtacgcgaccagttgtgttattatcactgggggcgggtccgctcgagccaggtggctggaggccgggttagccagtacacctgctgtgcagctgctcctggctctgtgggctgccaggtggcaaagcagcacgtgcgggacggccgcaaggacagcctcgatggcttcgtggagaccttcaagaaagagttgtccagagacgcttatccaggaatctacgccttggactgtgagatgtgctacaccacgcatggcctagagctgacccgcgtcaccgtggtggacgccgacatgcgagtggtgtacgacaccttcgtcaagcccgacaacgagatcgtggactacaacaccaggttttccggagtcaccgaggccgacgtcgccaagacgagcatcaccttgccccaagtgcaagccatcctgctgagctttttcagcgcccaaaccatcctcatcgggcacagcctggagagcgatctgctggccctgaagctcatccacagcaccgtggtggacacggccgtgctcttcccgcactacctgggtttcccctacaagcgttccctcaggaatctcgcggccgactacctgggacagatcatccaggacagccaggacggccacaactccagcgaggacgcaaacgcctgcctgcagctggtgatgtggaaggtccgacagcgcgcccagatccagccacgccaccggtccgcctctcccgccgccctggcctgtccttggccccaggccccttccacaaccgccatcagtcctgagagctcaccctgtccacctcgccgcaaggccaaagaaaccggagcagtcgacggcaggagagggcaaaaagccaagagtaaccccaaccggccactcccagtcccccggaatccctgccgcggaccctcgggcctgtccccatccctctgcccttcccagacctctgtccttccactaatcgcctcccgcagcaccgagccgccactcccagtcccccgagtccctgccgcgccccctcgcgcctgtccacatccctctgcccatccgagacctctgtccttac
- the LOC134730936 gene encoding putative exonuclease GOR produces the protein MLRATAPCWFPPGYPEAKKVAEEAALEARSRQLGAEQSQAGAPEGSKMLRATAPCWFPPGYPEAKKVAEEAALEARSRQLGAEQSQAGAPEGSKMLRATAPCWFPPGYPEAKKVAEEAALEAPEFPLPSHQPAQSFGLRVPQMHNQASAFVDIQAEPQNRGPAVPPACPKVVTEACYFPAQRGSACCLPAAPRLTERPSGVRISAPRKRKTIAQSSSPCLVTGCTDAKRTRVASSSQRSSGSKVGRQPGKTRNRSGMACKTTTTISSKRIVRRPSLPSLKKPIVLRRSGCQVPTVLRRGYLQLFTEECLKFCASKQEAEEKALNEEKVAYDCSPNKNRYLNVVLNTLKRLKGLTPSSMPGLSRAALYSRLQEFLLSQDQLEENGYPFPHPERPGGAVLFTGQGKGPGDSSCRVCCRCGTEYLVSSSGRCVRDQLCYYHWGRVRSSQVAGGRVSQYTCCAAAPGSVGCQVAKQHVRDGRKDSLDGFVETFKKELSRDAYPGIYALDCEMCYTTHGLELTRVTVVDADMRVVYDTFVKPDNEIVDYNTRFSGVTEADVAKTSITLPQVQAILLSFFSAQTILIGHSLESDLLALKLIHSTVVDTAVLFPHYLGFPYKRSLRNLAADYLGQIIQDSQDGHNSSEDANACLQLVMWKVRQRAQIQPRHRSASPAALA, from the coding sequence atgttgcgagccacagctccctgctggttcccacctggatacccagaagctaagaaggtggccgaggaggcggccctggaggcaagaagccgccagttgggagcggagcagagccaggccggtgctcccgaaggcagcaagatgttgcgagccacagctccctgctggttcccacctggatacccagaagctaagaaggtggccgaggaggcggccctggaggcaagaagccgccagttgggagcggagcagagccaggccggtgctcccgaaggcagcaagatgttgcgagccacagctccctgctggttcccacctggatacccagaagctaagaaggtggctgaggaggcggccctcgaggctccagaattccccctgccctctcatcagcctgcccagagcttcgggctccgggtgccccagatgcacaaccaggcctccgcatttgtggacatccaggcggagccccagaacaggggtccggcggtgcccccagcgtgtcccaaggtggtgacggaggcgtgctacttccctgcacagaggggatcggcctgctgcttgccagccgccccaaggctgacagagaggccctcgggagtccgcatctcagcccccaggaagaggaagacgatcgcccagtcttccagcccttgcttggtcacaggttgcacagatgccaagagaacccgcgtggccagcagcagccaacgctccagtggctccaaggtcggcagacagccagggaagacgcgcaacaggtcagggatggcatgcaagaccaccaccaccatcagctctaagcgaatcgtccgtcgtccatccttaccgagtttgaagaaacctattgtcctccgaaggtctgggtgccaagtccccaccgtcctccgccgaggctatctccaactgttcaccgaagagtgtctcaagttctgcgcctccaagcaggaggccgaggagaaggcgctgaacgaggagaaggtggcctacgactgcagccccaacaagaacaggtacctgaacgtggtcctgaacaccctcaagagactgaagggcctgacccccagctccatgccgggcctcagcagggccgccctgtacagccgcctccaggagttcctgctcagccaggaccagctcgaggagaacggctaccccttcccgcaccccgagcggcccggaggcgccgtcctcttcactggccaggggaaggggcccggcgactcctcctgcagggtctgctgccgttgtggcaccgagtacctggtgtcctcctcgggccgctgtgtacgcgaccagttgtgttattatcactgggggcgggtccgctcgagccaggtggctggaggccgggttagccagtacacctgctgtgcagctgctcctggctctgtgggctgccaggtggcaaagcagcacgtgcgggacggccgcaaggacagcctcgatggcttcgtggagaccttcaagaaagagttgtccagagacgcttatccaggaatctacgccttggactgtgagatgtgctacaccacgcatggcctagagctgacccgcgtcaccgtggtggacgccgacatgcgagtggtgtacgacaccttcgtcaagcccgacaacgagatcgtggactacaacaccaggttttccggagtcaccgaggccgacgtcgccaagacgagcatcaccttgccccaagtgcaagccatcctgctgagctttttcagcgcccaaaccatcctcatcgggcacagcctggagagcgatctgctggccctgaagctcatccacagcaccgtggtggacacggccgtgctcttcccgcactacctgggtttcccctacaagcgttccctcaggaatctcgcggccgactacctgggacagatcatccaggacagccaggacggccacaactccagcgaggacgcaaacgcctgcctgcagctggtgatgtggaaggtccgacagcgcgcccagatccagccacgccaccggtccgcctctcccgccgccctggcc